The following proteins are co-located in the Patescibacteria group bacterium genome:
- a CDS encoding ABC transporter permease — MMFHDLTVSAVTSLVQNKSRSILTVLGIVIGIAAVILMLSIGQGAQALILNQIADLGSDQIFVESGSSEQTSGPPSPFTEQVLTLDDVYALRKGPFAFVSAQLISSSTVKSADANVIAQITGVDEYQLDVFPAEVAIGRYIDTSDVEDYAKVAVLGSDAATNLFGDNDPIGKKITVKNSTLRVIGVLAAQGSRFFQNVDSYIHVPVTTAQRDVLGIDHITYIAAKAVGDIDDAKEEARLILRDEHDLVNPNGELSKDDFSVSTQGDAVAVIGVVGTALTLLLASIAAISLIVGGIGIMNIMLVSVTERTKEIGLRKAIGATEKEILRQFLLEAVFLTSFGGVLGIIIGVGSAALIALGLSQAVEGWKLVIPPSAIVASVLVSGAVGIIFGYYPARRAAKLDPIEALRYE, encoded by the coding sequence ATGATGTTTCATGACCTCACCGTTTCAGCCGTCACTTCTCTCGTGCAAAACAAATCACGATCAATCTTGACCGTGCTTGGCATTGTTATCGGTATCGCTGCTGTGATTTTGATGCTCTCGATCGGCCAGGGAGCGCAGGCGCTTATTTTGAACCAAATTGCAGACTTGGGCAGTGACCAAATTTTTGTGGAATCCGGCTCCAGCGAACAGACAAGCGGCCCGCCGTCACCGTTTACGGAACAAGTGTTGACGCTCGATGACGTCTACGCCCTCCGTAAAGGACCGTTTGCTTTTGTGTCCGCGCAACTCATCAGCTCGAGCACCGTGAAGAGCGCGGACGCCAACGTCATTGCCCAGATCACCGGCGTGGACGAATACCAGCTTGATGTCTTTCCGGCAGAAGTTGCCATTGGCCGTTACATCGACACCTCTGATGTGGAAGACTACGCGAAAGTGGCCGTACTCGGCTCAGACGCCGCCACGAACCTCTTTGGCGATAATGATCCCATTGGCAAAAAGATTACCGTAAAAAATTCAACCCTCCGAGTGATCGGAGTACTCGCAGCGCAAGGCTCGCGCTTCTTCCAGAATGTCGATAGCTACATCCATGTGCCGGTTACCACTGCGCAGCGCGACGTCCTCGGTATTGATCACATCACCTACATCGCTGCAAAAGCCGTGGGCGATATTGACGACGCCAAAGAAGAAGCGCGCCTCATCTTGCGCGATGAGCATGACCTTGTGAACCCAAACGGCGAGCTGTCCAAAGACGACTTCTCTGTTTCAACGCAAGGCGACGCCGTGGCCGTTATTGGCGTGGTCGGCACTGCGCTGACACTCCTTCTTGCCTCCATCGCGGCCATCTCGCTTATCGTTGGCGGTATTGGTATCATGAACATCATGCTTGTCTCCGTGACCGAACGAACGAAAGAAATTGGCCTCAGAAAAGCGATCGGCGCCACAGAAAAAGAAATTTTGCGCCAGTTCTTACTCGAAGCCGTCTTTCTCACCTCGTTCGGCGGCGTGCTTGGCATCATCATCGGCGTCGGTTCCGCTGCACTCATCGCCCTTGGCCTCTCACAGGCTGTCGAAGGCTGGAAATTGGTCATCCCGCCATCCGCCATCGTCGCCTCCGTCCTCGTCTCCGGAGCCGTCGGCATCATCTTCGGCTACTACCCCGCCAGACGTGCAGCAAAGCTTGATCCAATTGAAGCTCTTCGCTACGAATAA
- a CDS encoding ABC transporter ATP-binding protein encodes MLIELKNLAKEYVNGDVTTPVLHGINLAIDAGDFVALMGPSGSGKSTLMHILGFLDKPLSGDYLFNGKNVAGFSQDELAQMRRNEVGFVFQAFHLLPKATVLENVMLPLTYKGTAGPERKRLAEEALKSVGLGDRLDHLPNQISGGQRQRVAIARALVNDPKVIFADEPTGNLDSKSSEQVMDILKRLNAEGRTIVMVTHEPDIAAHAKRIVRLKDGKIV; translated from the coding sequence GTGCTTATTGAACTCAAAAACCTTGCCAAAGAGTACGTAAACGGCGACGTCACTACTCCTGTACTTCACGGCATCAACCTCGCCATTGACGCTGGTGATTTTGTAGCTCTCATGGGACCGTCCGGCTCCGGCAAGTCGACCCTCATGCACATCCTCGGATTCCTCGACAAACCGCTCAGCGGCGACTATTTGTTCAATGGTAAAAATGTAGCGGGTTTCTCCCAAGATGAACTCGCACAAATGCGCCGCAACGAAGTGGGTTTTGTCTTTCAAGCGTTTCACCTGCTTCCAAAGGCAACCGTGCTGGAAAACGTCATGCTCCCCCTCACCTATAAAGGAACCGCGGGACCCGAGCGGAAGCGATTGGCCGAAGAAGCCTTGAAATCCGTCGGCCTGGGCGACCGACTGGATCATTTGCCAAACCAAATTTCTGGCGGCCAGCGCCAGCGCGTAGCCATTGCACGAGCGCTCGTTAATGATCCGAAGGTGATTTTCGCGGACGAACCAACCGGCAACCTAGACTCTAAATCCAGCGAACAAGTCATGGATATCTTAAAACGCTTGAACGCCGAAGGCCGAACCATCGTCATGGTCACGCACGAGCCGGACATCGCTGCCCACGCTAAACGTATTGTCCGCTTGAAGGACGGAAAAATCGTATGA
- a CDS encoding AAA family ATPase, with the protein MESYVSCQKQNSLQTVSTTIATKTLIVLSGLPYSGKSTIAAALKSERGGVVLSRDEIVEAMLKDPVKQMIAKNLAEQIAEPVSRARETKEANAMNDALTVLYVNEMVERIKVSDANTIICDGTHLQKLSRAFIQQLPEYRKIAIAVKTPADVCIERLSKSPSSGFRATVTPEMIRKLDEVAEWPTVEEGFDEVIKKP; encoded by the coding sequence ATGGAATCATACGTCTCCTGCCAGAAACAAAACTCACTCCAAACTGTATCTACGACTATTGCTACTAAAACCCTCATCGTGCTCTCCGGTCTTCCCTATTCGGGGAAATCAACAATCGCCGCCGCACTCAAATCCGAGCGCGGTGGTGTTGTATTATCGCGCGATGAAATAGTCGAGGCCATGCTGAAGGATCCGGTGAAGCAGATGATTGCGAAGAATCTGGCCGAGCAGATCGCTGAGCCTGTATCGAGAGCACGCGAAACAAAAGAAGCGAACGCGATGAATGACGCGCTCACGGTGCTGTACGTGAATGAGATGGTCGAGCGTATCAAGGTGTCTGATGCGAACACAATTATTTGTGACGGCACTCACCTGCAGAAATTGTCACGCGCCTTTATCCAGCAGTTACCGGAGTATCGAAAAATCGCCATTGCCGTGAAGACCCCGGCAGATGTTTGCATCGAAAGATTGTCGAAGTCTCCGTCATCGGGATTCAGAGCGACGGTGACGCCCGAGATGATCAGAAAGCTCGATGAAGTAGCCGAGTGGCCGACGGTAGAAGAGGGGTTTGACGAAGTGATAAAGAAACCGTAA